In the genome of Massilibacillus massiliensis, one region contains:
- the fliS gene encoding flagellar export chaperone FliS — translation MYHNNAAARSAETYRTQQVLTATPAELTLMLYNGAIKFTNEAMKALQAKKYEQANASSLKVQNIVSEFMVTLKMDYDFSADWLNLYEYIKTCLVEGNLHNDIAKLEEAKELLTELRDTWREAMKLDKINKVGEQA, via the coding sequence ATGTATCATAATAATGCCGCCGCACGCAGTGCTGAAACCTATCGTACCCAGCAAGTACTCACAGCAACTCCAGCAGAACTTACTTTAATGCTGTATAATGGCGCAATTAAATTTACGAATGAGGCAATGAAAGCATTGCAAGCTAAAAAATATGAACAGGCAAATGCAAGTTCGTTAAAAGTACAAAATATTGTTTCTGAGTTTATGGTTACCTTAAAAATGGACTATGATTTTTCTGCAGATTGGTTAAATCTTTATGAATACATAAAGACTTGCTTGGTAGAAGGCAATTTACATAATGATATTGCCAAATTGGAAGAAGCAAAAGAATTGCTTACGGAACTTCGAGATACCTGGCGAGAAGCGATGAAGCTTGATAAAATCAATAAAGTCGGTGAACAGGCATGA
- a CDS encoding flagellin N-terminal helical domain-containing protein, with protein sequence MSLVVKNNLSALNTLNIMNSNSSALNKSMKKVSSGMKINGAADDASGYQISERMRVQIRSLDQANANTQNGSSLLKTAEGAVSSTVEILKTLKEKVLNAANGTNTESELSAIQSELDQSIDQINDNANVTFNGKSLVNGSMNSEVKSATNNVFTNNKLHKDTAAGSVLTTITDRSGNSLGIVSGDHISVSYTINGKTVTSTLTVGTSTSLQSVADLMSSKGTLKAATSVIGMDKNGYTVNTVDSSNVISITAASAGVEGAIAGFTINVTDRNNNVKKNVIEKLDAFSESIAAENGSGDNSLKLQVGTKSNQTITVAFADMGAKALGLQGSTADGDVNLDVTTQERATAAINVLDSAIQRALNQQTKIGAAQSRLEYTSQNLTTSSENVTNAESTIRDADMAKEMMTYQKNNILKQASQAMLAQANQNGQGVLSLLQ encoded by the coding sequence ATGAGTTTAGTAGTAAAAAACAATTTATCCGCATTAAATACGTTAAACATTATGAATTCCAATAGTTCAGCATTGAACAAAAGCATGAAAAAGGTATCTTCCGGTATGAAAATCAACGGCGCAGCTGACGATGCTTCCGGATACCAAATTTCCGAAAGAATGAGAGTGCAAATCCGTTCTTTGGATCAAGCAAATGCTAATACACAAAACGGTTCTTCTTTACTTAAAACTGCTGAAGGTGCTGTAAGCTCCACAGTAGAAATCCTTAAAACTCTAAAAGAAAAAGTTTTGAATGCTGCAAATGGCACAAACACTGAAAGTGAATTATCAGCTATTCAATCGGAACTTGATCAATCCATTGACCAAATCAATGACAATGCTAATGTTACTTTTAATGGTAAAAGTTTAGTAAATGGTTCTATGAACAGCGAAGTTAAAAGTGCGACTAATAATGTATTCACAAATAACAAATTGCATAAGGATACAGCTGCTGGCAGCGTACTTACTACAATAACTGATCGTAGTGGGAATAGTTTGGGAATTGTTTCTGGCGACCATATTTCAGTTTCTTACACTATAAACGGAAAAACTGTAACTTCTACATTAACTGTTGGAACAAGTACAAGCTTGCAAAGTGTGGCAGATTTAATGAGTTCAAAAGGCACTTTAAAAGCAGCGACAAGCGTAATTGGAATGGATAAAAACGGATATACTGTAAATACTGTAGACAGTTCAAATGTGATTAGCATTACAGCAGCTTCTGCAGGTGTTGAAGGCGCAATTGCAGGCTTTACAATTAATGTTACAGACAGAAATAATAACGTGAAAAAGAATGTAATCGAAAAATTAGATGCTTTCTCCGAGTCTATCGCAGCAGAAAATGGATCTGGCGATAATTCATTGAAACTGCAAGTAGGTACAAAATCCAATCAAACAATTACGGTTGCTTTTGCAGATATGGGCGCAAAAGCTCTTGGATTACAAGGTTCCACAGCAGATGGTGATGTTAATCTTGATGTAACTACACAAGAACGTGCAACTGCTGCAATCAACGTACTTGACTCTGCAATACAAAGAGCGTTGAATCAACAAACAAAAATCGGTGCTGCACAAAGTCGTTTAGAATACACTTCACAGAACTTAACAACTTCCAGTGAAAATGTAACAAACGCTGAATCAACAATTCGCGATGCTGACATGGCGAAAGAAATGATGACATATCAGAAAAATAATATCTTAAAACAAGCTTCTCAAGCTATGCTTGCTCAAGCTAACCAGAATGGTCAAGGCGTATTAAGCTTATTACAATAA
- a CDS encoding tetratricopeptide repeat-containing glycosyltransferase family 2 protein — protein sequence MKISACVVAKNEEENLRVCLDCIKDIVDEMIVVDTGSTDQTIAVAKKYGAQVYRYEWQDDFALAKNFALDKAGGDWIIFLDADEYFTAETVENVLDVIEKHQHECDGFLTQMVNIDVDQENKIMDQFFTVRIFRNDLNMRFVGKVHEQIHNLTGRKNAWYKVNADEIQLYHTGYSGHIIRQKCERNLNLLLAQLQGNEEDINLYRYLADTYYGLDAYEQAIKYARLDLTTGKKELAYASRSYRILVNALGRIQADFKEIEAAIQQAITTFPELPDFYAEYALLFFKYGDYDRALELMQEAIRLNETYDAIETSLFQNNFKLTNSLLGLIYEKKNAVSNSIESYEQVLREARYETGIFIALFKLIFREEPVYVIAFLNQIYDKTKIEDLDFLIRNISTVTKGKILAYYLQAKQKLQKTKNVDLLELECAKRYTAIQNIVTEELTGKINFMSCAAILQNNFKQVTTDIDFLPDTHRNVVLRFYGKKDSLTAKNFDAYQEILLEIMRAAEDEILNKYCACAKDFELIHILAIAKILNRNLCFLQAVSLYEFALTYDITEGIVPILYDTAYCYYKLGYYEFAIKYFEKALTFGYKKDNEMTSFMMWSEENLMIRESEVKG from the coding sequence ATGAAAATTTCTGCTTGTGTAGTTGCAAAAAATGAAGAAGAAAATCTTCGTGTTTGTTTAGATTGTATAAAAGATATTGTGGATGAAATGATTGTTGTAGATACTGGCTCTACTGACCAGACAATTGCAGTCGCAAAAAAGTATGGTGCACAAGTTTATCGATATGAGTGGCAGGATGATTTCGCATTGGCGAAAAATTTTGCTTTAGATAAGGCTGGAGGAGATTGGATTATTTTTCTCGATGCCGATGAGTATTTTACCGCCGAAACAGTCGAAAATGTTCTAGATGTAATTGAAAAACATCAACATGAATGCGATGGATTTCTAACACAAATGGTGAATATTGATGTGGATCAAGAAAATAAAATCATGGATCAGTTTTTTACAGTGAGAATTTTTCGTAATGATTTGAATATGCGTTTTGTAGGGAAAGTACATGAGCAGATTCATAATTTGACAGGAAGAAAAAATGCTTGGTATAAAGTTAATGCAGACGAAATTCAATTATACCATACGGGATATTCCGGTCATATCATTCGGCAAAAATGTGAGCGGAATTTAAACCTTTTGCTTGCACAATTGCAGGGAAACGAGGAAGACATTAATCTTTATCGTTATTTGGCGGATACGTATTACGGATTGGATGCATATGAACAAGCGATAAAATACGCAAGATTAGACCTTACTACCGGGAAAAAGGAACTAGCTTATGCTAGCCGTTCTTATCGTATATTAGTCAATGCACTTGGGCGTATACAGGCAGATTTCAAGGAAATTGAAGCGGCGATTCAACAAGCGATTACAACTTTTCCGGAATTGCCGGATTTCTATGCAGAGTATGCTTTATTATTCTTTAAATATGGCGATTATGATCGAGCTTTAGAACTTATGCAAGAAGCAATCCGATTAAATGAAACTTATGATGCGATTGAAACCAGTTTATTTCAAAATAATTTCAAGTTAACAAATTCCTTACTTGGATTGATCTATGAGAAGAAAAATGCTGTTTCAAATTCGATAGAATCTTATGAGCAAGTATTACGAGAAGCTAGATATGAGACGGGGATTTTTATCGCTTTATTTAAGCTTATTTTTAGAGAAGAACCTGTTTATGTGATTGCTTTTCTTAATCAGATATACGATAAAACTAAAATAGAAGACTTAGATTTTTTAATTCGAAATATAAGCACTGTTACAAAAGGAAAAATACTCGCATATTATTTGCAAGCGAAACAAAAATTGCAGAAAACTAAGAACGTTGATCTATTGGAACTTGAATGTGCAAAACGGTACACAGCTATACAAAATATTGTAACAGAAGAATTAACAGGAAAAATTAATTTTATGAGTTGTGCGGCGATTTTACAGAACAATTTTAAGCAAGTAACTACTGATATTGATTTCTTACCAGATACACATAGAAACGTAGTTTTGCGGTTTTATGGAAAAAAAGACAGTTTAACAGCAAAGAATTTTGATGCTTATCAGGAGATTTTGTTAGAAATAATGCGTGCAGCTGAAGATGAAATATTAAATAAATATTGCGCATGTGCAAAAGATTTTGAGTTGATTCATATTCTTGCAATAGCTAAAATTCTTAATCGTAATTTATGTTTCTTACAAGCCGTTTCTTTATATGAATTTGCTTTAACGTATGATATTACTGAAGGCATCGTACCGATTTTATATGATACGGCTTATTGCTATTATAAATTGGGCTACTATGAATTTGCGATAAAATATTTTGAAAAAGCTTTGACGTTTGGCTATAAAAAAGACAATGAGATGACATCGTTTATGATGTGGAGTGAAGAAAATTTAATGATAAGAGAAAGTGAGGTGAAAGGTTAA
- a CDS encoding glycosyltransferase — MKISACIIAKNEEYNIGKCLKSMKPIVDELIVVDTGSTDQTLEVARSYGAKVYAYTWKNDFAKAKNYAIEQAKGDWIIFLDADEYFSEDTVKNVRSYIEKLHLNKKCHAICVRIINIDVDQDNRELSSFVNLRIFRNAPHFRYRYELHEELYNTKGRLEIFILSDVIEVYHTGYSSHIVEKKLERNLAIIQEEVKKHGESPRYYRYLCDCYHGLQKYDEAVKYGRLHIQSNISSIANESTVYTKVIDSLIRSNAEPSEIKNEIEQTIQIFPSIPDFYALYGRYLCEQKEYEASIQYFLKALEINKKKDIYEADSFHGKLTNLYCALGELFFLKNQYDKAVQYYCESLIAYKYNASALQRLYFLICRYESIEIISILNRVYARTKRDIKFIVDNLQHYRMNKVFVYYSNILNQEFSVASEYMWQNQMIGLKNYAKLYEKSADGLSERMLLLAVTLIVSDDESKVNQYKMILPNRYESIIIRFYDETVQLDENNFEGYKEILQELCTLDTERLDHYISCGEDFGKEKKVEIAQILTDHSFYKQALRLYQSLFDNDKTKYDIAKKIGYCYYKQFMYKEAMVYFEQAIENGCKDQEIVQLYKWSREK; from the coding sequence ATGAAGATTTCCGCTTGTATCATAGCGAAAAATGAAGAATACAATATCGGTAAATGCTTGAAAAGTATGAAGCCGATTGTTGATGAGCTGATTGTTGTGGATACGGGATCTACTGATCAGACGTTGGAAGTTGCGCGGTCTTATGGTGCGAAAGTATATGCCTATACTTGGAAAAATGATTTTGCAAAGGCGAAAAATTATGCAATTGAGCAGGCAAAGGGAGATTGGATCATTTTTCTTGATGCAGATGAATATTTTTCGGAAGATACAGTTAAAAATGTTCGCTCGTATATTGAAAAATTGCATTTGAATAAAAAATGTCATGCGATCTGCGTTAGAATCATTAATATTGATGTTGACCAAGATAATAGGGAACTGTCATCTTTTGTAAATTTGCGGATTTTTCGGAATGCACCTCATTTTCGTTATCGTTACGAACTTCATGAAGAATTATATAATACGAAAGGTCGACTGGAAATCTTTATCTTATCAGATGTGATTGAAGTCTATCATACAGGATATTCCTCTCATATTGTTGAAAAAAAACTCGAACGAAATCTAGCAATTATTCAAGAAGAAGTAAAAAAACACGGTGAAAGTCCGCGGTATTATCGGTATTTGTGTGATTGTTATCATGGACTACAGAAATATGACGAGGCTGTGAAATACGGTAGATTGCACATCCAATCTAATATTTCATCTATTGCCAATGAAAGTACAGTCTATACGAAAGTGATTGATTCTTTAATCAGGAGTAATGCAGAACCGAGTGAAATTAAGAATGAAATTGAACAGACGATTCAAATTTTCCCTAGTATTCCTGATTTTTATGCGCTATATGGGAGATATTTATGTGAGCAAAAAGAGTATGAAGCATCGATCCAATATTTTCTCAAAGCTTTAGAAATTAACAAGAAGAAGGATATTTATGAAGCGGATAGTTTTCATGGTAAATTAACAAATTTATACTGTGCTTTAGGAGAATTATTCTTTCTAAAAAATCAATATGATAAGGCTGTACAGTACTATTGTGAATCTTTAATAGCGTATAAATATAATGCATCGGCGTTACAACGATTGTATTTTTTAATTTGCCGATATGAGTCTATAGAAATCATCAGCATTTTAAACCGAGTTTATGCCAGAACAAAGCGTGATATAAAATTTATTGTCGATAATTTACAACACTATCGCATGAATAAGGTTTTTGTTTACTATAGTAATATTTTAAACCAGGAATTTTCTGTTGCATCTGAATATATGTGGCAAAATCAGATGATTGGGCTAAAAAACTATGCAAAGCTTTACGAGAAAAGTGCGGATGGATTATCTGAACGAATGTTGTTATTGGCGGTGACTTTGATTGTGAGTGATGATGAAAGCAAAGTCAATCAGTATAAAATGATTTTACCCAATCGATATGAAAGTATTATTATAAGATTTTATGATGAAACCGTGCAGTTGGATGAAAATAATTTTGAGGGATATAAAGAAATTTTGCAGGAATTATGCACGCTTGATACAGAACGATTGGATCATTATATTTCGTGTGGTGAAGACTTTGGAAAAGAAAAAAAAGTTGAAATCGCACAAATTCTAACTGATCATAGTTTTTACAAGCAAGCCTTGAGACTTTACCAATCCTTATTTGATAATGATAAGACGAAATATGATATAGCTAAAAAAATAGGATATTGCTATTATAAACAATTTATGTATAAAGAGGCTATGGTATATTTTGAACAAGCGATTGAAAATGGCTGCAAGGATCAAGAAATAGTACAGTTGTATAAATGGAGTAGAGAAAAATAA
- the rfbH gene encoding lipopolysaccharide biosynthesis protein RfbH, whose amino-acid sequence MSNRDSEKILRQQAIDAAIKYYEYKHKTKKTFEEGDHISYGGRFFDEKEISNLVDSALDFWLTTGRYATKFEQEFATFLGVRHCSLTNSGSSANLLAFMALTSYKLGERRVKKRDEVITVAAGFPTTVAPILQYGAIPVFVDVALPSYNIDVSKLEEALTNRTKAVMIAHTLGNPFDLQAVKSFCDKHDLWLIEDNCDALGSKYFIDGEWKYTGTIGHIGTSSFYPPHHITMGEGGAVYTNDTMLKRLVESFRDWGRDCWCQSGHDDTCQHRFTQQFGELPLGYDHKYVYSHLGYNLKVTDMQAAIGCAQLEKLPEFIETRRKNWQYLRENLKVFKDVLLLPEPQKNSQPSWFGFLITVRAKAKFTRDEIVQYLEKNKIQTRMLFAGNLIKHPCFDEMRINGQGYRVVGSLENTDRIMNHTFWIGVYPGITIGKLNYMLEKIKEFCEKYNF is encoded by the coding sequence ATGAGTAATAGAGATTCGGAAAAAATACTACGCCAACAAGCAATTGACGCAGCGATAAAATATTATGAATATAAGCATAAAACTAAGAAAACGTTTGAAGAAGGCGATCATATTTCTTATGGTGGTCGTTTTTTTGATGAGAAAGAAATAAGTAATTTGGTAGATTCGGCTTTAGATTTTTGGCTGACTACGGGACGTTATGCAACAAAGTTTGAACAAGAATTTGCTACGTTTTTAGGAGTAAGGCACTGTTCATTAACAAATTCAGGATCATCAGCCAATCTTTTAGCTTTTATGGCTTTAACTTCATATAAATTGGGTGAGCGTAGAGTAAAAAAAAGAGATGAAGTAATTACTGTTGCCGCAGGTTTTCCTACAACAGTTGCACCAATTTTGCAATATGGGGCTATTCCTGTTTTTGTGGATGTAGCCTTACCTAGCTATAATATAGATGTAAGTAAGTTAGAGGAAGCGTTAACTAATAGAACTAAAGCAGTCATGATTGCACATACATTAGGCAATCCGTTTGATTTGCAAGCGGTAAAGTCGTTTTGTGATAAGCATGACTTATGGTTGATTGAGGATAATTGCGATGCATTAGGCAGTAAGTATTTTATTGATGGTGAGTGGAAATATACAGGAACAATAGGTCATATTGGAACATCAAGTTTTTATCCACCGCATCATATTACCATGGGGGAAGGTGGTGCTGTGTATACAAATGATACTATGCTAAAGAGATTAGTGGAATCCTTTCGCGACTGGGGCAGGGATTGTTGGTGTCAGTCTGGTCATGATGATACTTGCCAGCATCGTTTTACACAGCAATTTGGTGAATTGCCATTGGGATATGATCACAAATATGTTTATTCACATTTAGGCTATAATTTAAAAGTTACTGATATGCAAGCGGCAATTGGGTGTGCGCAACTAGAAAAACTACCAGAGTTTATTGAAACCAGACGCAAAAATTGGCAATATCTTCGTGAAAATTTAAAAGTTTTTAAAGATGTACTTTTATTACCAGAACCACAAAAAAATTCACAACCAAGCTGGTTTGGATTTTTGATTACGGTAAGAGCGAAAGCCAAGTTTACTCGTGATGAAATTGTACAATATTTGGAGAAAAATAAAATACAAACAAGAATGCTTTTTGCAGGAAATTTAATTAAACATCCTTGTTTTGATGAAATGCGTATAAATGGACAAGGGTATCGTGTGGTTGGATCTTTAGAAAATACGGATAGAATTATGAATCATACTTTTTGGATTGGCGTTTATCCAGGAATTACAATAGGAAAATTAAACTATATGCTTGAAAAGATTAAAGAGTTTTGTGAAAAATATAATTTTTGA
- a CDS encoding glycosyltransferase family 2 protein yields MTEKEYLDYISEIRKKIALDDEQKLREAEKDLEKLKDIYPYRLVYLFARIELMLKKGYARKMLINFLEGIDQEYYYHEELVDYCQVFKEVLPDEDVLGKKKYEFLNALYDQNMDVSMYYRSLLQAREEFLVDIFNTKKIKALAEQYYITRNAYIYFLLMMFWCKEENKWSEYEAYIQEDVLELPNIGYLLERITDKVAQTFIVVVNTIENEKDYKVVAQVLQRLGHQVIFGGLPFSYPVDNHVNIEDTLAISIENIGEKEGIKIFYPIELIKMGKSIGNNRSLVIEYITKKMNSNHLAILCCDDDLMDELQLCSNLCKNTQRLSKRMPEVLNKNMSYGWTGDYLAYISQIHHFNAYEKINQSAKYDFSIVIPARNSAKTLRHTLRTCLEQRFEGTYEVVLSDNSSDGNTEVYDLYQELNDMRIKYFKTPRNLSLTKSFEYAFLQTKGEFVFSIGSDDGVLPWALKSLQDILGKNTQDDILVWARGFYAWPGFNGNQQNQFCIPGSYIKSNLEIARFDSREFLDNIIKEPVNYMYTMPNLYINSGYRRRYLQKMLKKTGRLWDGCCQDIYMGVVNLVINDTIPYLMYPITIAGMSSLSIGATDAATLKEVEAVSGKVKKSKLENQYSCYVFNKLEFIFPNFTDADVLIAVYASLLRLIGMNCVSIKVLNKVNWQEFYYEMGKKIPLNDIFIEQKLGMLQYAAEQIGTPVAGCVKEEICQSLYSLQPLIKSSERIYQVGFKKDGGLVLDASEFGVKDIYGATKLFAKITGL; encoded by the coding sequence ATGACGGAAAAAGAATATTTGGATTATATTAGTGAAATTCGAAAGAAAATTGCATTGGATGATGAACAGAAACTTAGAGAAGCTGAAAAAGACTTAGAAAAACTTAAAGATATATATCCTTATCGCTTAGTTTATCTTTTTGCAAGGATCGAACTTATGCTAAAAAAAGGATATGCGAGAAAAATGCTGATTAATTTTCTTGAAGGTATTGATCAGGAATACTATTATCATGAAGAATTGGTTGATTATTGCCAAGTGTTTAAAGAAGTGTTACCTGATGAAGATGTATTGGGAAAGAAAAAATATGAATTTTTGAATGCTTTATACGATCAAAATATGGATGTAAGCATGTATTATCGAAGTTTACTACAAGCTCGAGAAGAATTTTTAGTTGATATTTTTAATACAAAAAAAATAAAAGCGTTAGCAGAGCAATACTATATTACTCGAAATGCATATATATATTTTTTATTGATGATGTTCTGGTGTAAAGAAGAAAATAAATGGAGTGAGTACGAAGCCTATATCCAAGAAGATGTATTAGAATTACCTAATATAGGATATCTGCTAGAGCGGATAACAGATAAAGTCGCACAGACTTTTATTGTAGTTGTAAATACAATAGAAAATGAAAAAGACTACAAAGTTGTAGCACAAGTTCTGCAACGATTAGGCCATCAAGTTATTTTTGGGGGACTCCCTTTTTCCTACCCAGTTGATAATCATGTAAATATAGAAGATACATTAGCGATTAGCATTGAAAATATCGGGGAGAAAGAAGGAATTAAAATTTTTTATCCAATAGAGCTTATAAAAATGGGTAAATCTATTGGAAATAATAGGAGTCTTGTTATTGAATATATAACAAAAAAAATGAATTCTAATCATCTTGCGATACTCTGCTGTGATGATGATTTAATGGATGAGTTACAATTATGCTCAAATTTGTGTAAAAATACACAACGTTTATCAAAACGGATGCCGGAAGTGCTAAACAAAAATATGTCATATGGTTGGACTGGTGATTATTTAGCATATATTAGCCAAATTCATCACTTTAATGCATATGAGAAGATTAATCAATCCGCAAAATATGATTTTTCTATTGTTATACCAGCCAGAAATTCGGCGAAAACACTTCGTCATACTTTACGAACATGTTTAGAGCAGCGATTTGAGGGAACTTATGAAGTTGTTTTAAGTGATAATTCAAGTGATGGCAATACAGAAGTTTATGATTTGTATCAGGAATTAAATGATATGAGAATTAAATATTTTAAGACACCAAGAAATTTGAGTTTAACTAAAAGTTTTGAATATGCTTTTTTGCAGACAAAAGGGGAATTTGTATTTTCAATTGGTTCGGATGATGGTGTTTTGCCATGGGCGTTAAAAAGTTTACAGGATATATTGGGGAAAAATACGCAAGATGATATTTTAGTATGGGCCAGAGGATTTTATGCTTGGCCAGGATTTAATGGTAATCAGCAAAATCAGTTTTGCATTCCCGGGTCCTATATAAAATCTAATCTGGAAATAGCAAGATTTGATTCAAGGGAATTTTTAGATAATATCATAAAAGAACCTGTGAACTATATGTATACTATGCCTAATTTATATATTAACTCTGGATATAGAAGAAGATATCTGCAAAAAATGTTAAAAAAAACAGGGCGTCTTTGGGATGGATGTTGTCAGGATATTTATATGGGAGTTGTAAATTTGGTTATAAATGATACTATCCCATATTTAATGTATCCTATAACTATTGCTGGGATGTCTAGTCTGTCCATAGGTGCTACAGATGCTGCTACATTAAAAGAAGTGGAAGCCGTAAGCGGCAAAGTAAAGAAGAGTAAGTTAGAAAATCAATATAGTTGTTACGTTTTTAATAAGTTAGAATTTATTTTTCCTAATTTTACGGATGCGGATGTGTTAATCGCTGTTTATGCAAGTTTATTACGGCTAATAGGAATGAATTGCGTATCAATAAAAGTATTGAATAAGGTGAATTGGCAAGAATTTTATTATGAAATGGGGAAAAAAATACCCTTAAATGATATTTTCATTGAACAGAAATTAGGTATGTTACAGTATGCAGCAGAGCAAATTGGAACTCCGGTAGCAGGCTGTGTAAAAGAGGAAATTTGCCAATCGTTGTATAGTTTGCAGCCTTTAATAAAATCTTCAGAACGAATTTATCAAGTCGGCTTTAAAAAAGATGGAGGATTGGTTTTGGATGCTAGTGAATTTGGTGTAAAAGATATTTATGGTGCGACCAAACTTTTTGCAAAAATCACTGGGTTATAA